From a region of the Pseudanabaena sp. ABRG5-3 genome:
- a CDS encoding cell division protein FtsX, whose protein sequence is MVQGVVRFFTKIDYLLRETFLGLRRGGWMNWAAVSTVAVLLFLFGASLQISWQLENVLGQLGSQLEISVYLDENTVGESMQSRLLLVDGVASARLIPKEDAWQNLMKDLGKTDLTQATQQLGGNPLVDEFKVRAVSSDRVPDIAKRISGLKGINEVWYTNEVVERIGQLRRAVSNSSVAIVAIFTVIAIAVITTTIRLIVLARRREIEVMQLVGATATWIYFPFVLQGVVFGVTGAATAYVMLMLSINLLGDAIVNQPELIKSLTLGLTTDLRMQLLLPAVLVVFGSVIGVLGSLLAVRRFSFNS, encoded by the coding sequence ATGGTGCAGGGAGTTGTTCGCTTTTTTACTAAGATTGATTATTTGCTACGCGAGACTTTTTTGGGTTTGCGGCGGGGCGGGTGGATGAACTGGGCTGCTGTTAGTACAGTGGCGGTATTGTTATTTTTGTTTGGGGCAAGCTTACAAATTTCTTGGCAGTTAGAAAATGTACTCGGTCAGCTTGGTAGCCAGTTAGAAATATCAGTTTATCTTGATGAAAATACGGTTGGTGAGTCGATGCAGTCGCGCTTGCTTCTCGTTGATGGTGTGGCTTCAGCAAGGCTCATTCCTAAAGAAGACGCATGGCAAAATTTGATGAAGGATCTTGGTAAAACTGATCTCACTCAAGCAACCCAACAACTTGGTGGTAATCCTTTAGTGGATGAGTTTAAGGTGCGGGCAGTATCGAGCGATCGCGTGCCTGATATTGCTAAGCGCATTTCTGGTTTAAAGGGAATTAATGAGGTGTGGTACACCAATGAGGTCGTGGAGAGAATTGGGCAGTTACGCCGTGCTGTCAGTAATAGTAGTGTGGCGATCGTGGCAATTTTTACGGTAATTGCGATCGCGGTAATTACAACCACGATTCGCCTCATCGTATTAGCGCGACGACGCGAAATTGAAGTCATGCAGTTAGTCGGGGCAACTGCTACATGGATTTATTTTCCATTTGTGTTGCAGGGAGTTGTGTTTGGCGTTACAGGTGCGGCTACTGCCTATGTGATGCTGATGCTAAGTATTAATCTATTAGGCGATGCGATCGTCAATCAACCAGAATTAATCAAATCTCTCACTTTAGGTTTAACTACCGATCTGAGAATGCAATTACTTTTACCTGCGGTATTAGTTGTTTTTGGCTCAGTAATTGGAGTATTGGGTAGTTTGCTAGCAGTTCGCCGATTTT